CCCGATTCGCTCACAGTGATATCGGTCGGGCTGACGACGATGCCCGCCGTGTCGTTGTCGATGACGGTGACGGTGACGTCCGCTGCATCCGTCTCGATCAGATCGTTATAGTTCGTGTCGGGACTGGTCGGGTCGCCGGTGATGACGGTACAGGTGCGCGCCGGGGTATTGACGCTGTCGTCGTCTACCGCCGTCACGGTGACGGAGACGCCGGTTTGCCATGCGGTGCCCACGTTGGAGATTACCGCCGAGGCCGGGCTGACCGAGCACGCGCTGGTGGGCGAGGTGCTCAGCGGCACGGTGACCGGGGCGGCGGGCTGGCTGCGCAGGCGGATGGTGAAGGTCGCGGTTTCGCTTGGCTCGATCACGCTGATGATGGTCGGCAGGACCGTGATGCCGGGGCCGTCGTCATCGGTGACGCTCACCGTGACGTCGTCCGGGTCGATGCTGCTGTAGTCGGGATCGGTGCTGCTGAGCGAGGTCGCCAGCAGGCAGTCGCGCACGCCGCCGGGGTTGATCACGCTGTCGTCGATGGCCGTCACGGTCACGGACGCGCCGGTGTCCCAGTTCGTGCCGTCCAGCACAGCCGTGCCGGGCGCGGTGATTTCGCAGGCCGGGTTCGAGGCCGGCGCGGTGAAGGTCACGGTGACGGAGGTGCCCGTGGCGGGCTGGCTGCCCAGGGTCACGGTGATGTTTTGCGTGCCGACCGGTTCCGCGATGGTGGGCGCGGTAGGGTTGATGTTCACCACGGCCTCGTCGTTGTCGGTGATCGACACACTGAGGGCCAGCGGTCCGGCCTCCGGTGCGAGCGCGTCCACCTTGAACTCGGCGGCATCGAACAGATCGTCGGTCGCCGCCGTGTCGATGGTATGGGTGATGTCGTCGCTGTGCGGCCCTTCGATGGTGGAATCATCCACCGCGCGCACCCAGACCGTGACGCCGCTGCTCCACGTCGTATCGGTCAGGGTCACGGTCGCGCTGCTGGCGAACGTCGCGCCGTTGGTGCTGATCTCGATCTCCGCGCCTGCCGACAGGTCGATGACGACGTTCCCGGCGGGCCGCGAGCTGAGCTTGAGCGTATAGGTGTCCTGGTCGAGGCTGGTGGAAGGCGTCGCTTCGCGCACGTCTACCGAGTTCGAGGTGCGTGTAACGATCACCTGGCGGAGCACGCTCAGTTTGGCGACGAAGCCTTCGGGCGGGGTCGTCGTGGCGTCGGCGGGGCCGAGCAGATCGATCTGGATCGATGCCGTTTCGCCCGCGATGTACATCGCGCCGTCCGCGTCCACGGCAATGCCGTAGCCGAGGTCGTTGCTTGCGCCGCCGTAGGTCGTGCTTTCGGCCAGTGACTGTGTATCCCCCAGTGTCGTGTCGAATTTGGACACGAACGCATCCTGCCCGCCGCGCTGGACATTCGGCGACAATTCCAGCGGATTCTTCTGCGGGAAGCTCGGCGTGGATCCGGGCGTTGTGGTCGTGCCGACGATGTACGCGTTTTGCAGTGTGTCGACGGCGATGGCTTCAGCCTGATCGTCCAGCACGCCGCCAAGGTAGGTGTTGTACAGGACCGTGCTGCCGTCGGCGCTGAGCTTGAGCAAATAGGCGTCGTAGCCGCCGTTGGAAGTACTGTCGTAGGTCAGTGCGCCGGGCACGTAAGCGTCGCTGGAGGTCGTGCGGCCCGTCACGTAGGCGTAGCCGGACCCGTCGACGGCGATGCCATAGCCGTCGTCGTCCTGGCCGCCGCCCCACAGGCGGCTGTAAGCGCCCGCGCCAGTCCACGTGCCGCTCGCGTCGAGCCTGGTCACGAAGGTGTCGAACGCGCCGTGATGGGTGCTGCCCGCGACAGTCACCGGGAAGTCGGCGGATGCGGTCGAGCCGGTGACGTACGCGTTGCCCGATCCATCCACCGCAATGCCGCCGCCGAGGTCAGTGGCGCTGCCACCCAGGATAGTGACATAGGCGGGCGCGCTGCCGGGGGCGATCTTCACGACGAACGCGTCGCTCGGCGTGCTGGAAGTGCGGGTCTGGCCCAGGAAGCTGGTCGAAGTCGTCGTGCCGGTCAGGTAGGCTGCAGTTCCGTCAAAGGCCAGGTCGGTCGCCTCGTCGGTGCCCGCGCCGCCCAGGTAGGTCGCGTAAGTCAGTGCGCCGGTGTTGTCCAGCCGGACCAGCACGGCGTCTTCCGCGCCGCCGCCAAATGTGGCCTGATGAGCGCCCGTGTTCGGAAAGTCGGTCGAGTTGGTAAAGCCCGCGACGTAAACGTTGCCGCTGGCGTCTACCGCAATACCGGTGGCGTTGTCGCTGCCTGCGCCGCCGAAGATGGTCGTGTAGAGGATGCTGGCGCCGTCCGCGCTGAGCTTGGTCACGAAGATATTCTGACCTGCCGGGGGAGTACCTACCGCCCCGGGGAAGTCCGCGCTGGCGGTGTTGCCGGTGATGTACGCGTTGCCGAGGTCGTCCACGGCGATGGCGCGCGCGCCATCGCTGCCCGTGCCACCCAGGTAGGTGCTGTAGACCAGGATCGGGTCGACGACGAGCGGCTGCGTCGTGTCGTACGCGCCCACGGCGAAGCCAATCGTGCCGTCGTTGGAAAGCACAAAGCGGCTCTCGACTGAGATCCGCTCGCCGTTCACGTCCTGGTAGGCGTAGGGTGCTTTATGCCTCAGCACCCCGTCTCCCACTTGCAGCAGCAGGTCGCCGCCCTCGTCCAGGCGGATGCCCGTCGCGCCGTCGAGGCCCAGGCGTATGAGGTCGGGCGATGCGCCGGGTGCGATGATGAAGTCGTATTGGAGCTGGCGCTGGTTGCCGTAATAGAGCAGGTCGATGCCGGGATAGACGTCCGTGTACCGGACCTGCCCGTAGTGCGCCACGTCCGTCACCCAGTCCGCCGGATCGCTGCCGGTGTAGTAGTGCGTCACACCCGGCTGCGGATCTTCGGCGCTGGCCTGGGGCATCGTGCCGCCAATGGGTCGCATAGTGACCACAGCGGGCTGCGTATCCCCACTTGCGCGCAGCACGAGCACGTTCTGACCGCCAGACAGGGCCAGGTTGTAGCCCGCGCCGGACGCGATGAAGTCGGCGTCCGTGCTGCTTTGTCCAATGTTAGGCTCAAAGGTAAGTGGAAGCGCGCCGTAGGTATCGGACGCTGTGGTGTGGCTGGTGATGTTCGGGCCAGCGCTGCTGGCCGCCGCAGATACGGGGTGTGTGGCGGTGGTGAAAAGCTGCGGGCCAGAAGCCAGGCCCAGAACCAGCGCGCAAACAACCAGTATCACGAATCGATTCGATCGCTTCAACATCAGAGGTCCCCCGCTCTATGCCGCATCCGGTGCGGCAGGCTGGCTGAACGCCTCGTTCAAGCCACGCTCATAATGCCGTTGAAATAAAGAAAGAATTAAATTCCATTGATATTGTATCTCTATTTTCCATTTACTCACGCAGTTTCGTGACCAATGTACTACTCGATCAAGGCTTTAAAATGAAGTCATAGTCATGTGTAAGAAAGCACTTTGTACGGAGCGACACAGCGCGCTTTTTGCAAAGCTGCCTGAGAAACGGAGCATGAGATACTGGCGGGCGGACTAAACGCAGCGTGGTCGGCGGTAGACGCCGGGGCGGCGCGAGCACAATTCAAAATTAATGCTATCTTTGACTGAGAATTGAACTCAGTATGCTAATGTTGATCGCGCTCTTGCTCGCACTCGTGCTCGTGTAGTGCGGTTGTTCGCGGGCGGGCTGGTCAAGCCGAACGTCGTCACCCTGGACCGGCCAGGCGACGCACAGCGTGCGACTGGCAGCGTTCCTGGGCATCATCCTGCTGGCGCTGATTTCCATCTACAGGCGTCAGACCAGCTTGCGGCAGTAGCCTGGAAGGCCGTAAGACACTTTGCTTGAGTCTAAGGAGATTTTCAATGGACAAAGTACGTTTGGGCATCATCGGGAGCGGCTTTATTTCCAACCTGCACGTCAACAGCTTGCAGCGCCTGCCGGAAGCGGAGGTCGTCGCCGTCGCCAGCCCGACGCCGGGTAAGGCGCGTGCGTTCGCGGATGAGCACGGCATCCCCGACGCCTATGAGAGCTACGAAGCGATTTTGAAGCGCGACGACATCGACGCGATCACGGTCGGCGTCCCCAACGATCTGCACGAGGAAGTCGTCGTCGCGGCGGCTCAGGCGGGCAAGCACGTTCTGTGCGACAAACCCCTGGCGCGCAGCCTGCCCGAAGGCGAGCGCATGATGGCGGCGGTCCATGCGGCGGGCGTGAAGCTGGTGTATGGCGAGATGCTGTGCTTCGCGCCGAAGTACGTGCGGGCCAAGAAGCTGATCCAGGAGGGCGCGCTGGGCAAGGTGTTCCTGGTCAAGCAGAACGAGGAGCATGATGGGCCGCATTCGCCCTGGTTTTGGGACGTGAACCGCTCCGGCGGCGGAGCGCTGCTCGACATGGGCTGCCATAGCATTGAGTTCGCGCGCTGGATTCTCGATCGCCCGCAGGTGCGCAGCGTGCAGGCCACGATGGGGCGCTTCATGCACCCCGAAAAGACGCGTGCCGAAGACCACAGTATCGTCGTGATCGAGTTCGAGAACGACGTGATTGCCATCGCCGAAAACAGTTGGGCCAAGACCGGCGGCCTCGACGATCGCTGCGAGATTTACGGCACGCTGGGCAATACGCGCGCGGATCTGGTGCAGGGCGTGGGCCTGAGAACGCACAGCAAAGTCGGGTATGGTTACGCGGTCGAAAAGGCCGGCAGCACCGTGGGTTGGTCCTTCACCGGCTTCGAAGAAGAATGGACGCACGGCTTCCCGCAGGAGATGCAGCACTTCGTGAACGTGGTGCTGGGCCGGGAAGAACCGATGGAAACCGGCGAGGACGGCCTGGAAGTGCTGCGCATCATCTACGCGGCGTACCAGTCGGCGGGCGAGGGGCGGCGTATCGAGTGGCCGTACACGCCGCCGGACGTCGAGAAGCCGGTCGATTTGTGGCTGAATGCATAGAGGCTGTTATGCGCGTTTTGAGCGAACCCGCGTGCAGAAAGAGCAACCTCACCCCGACTCGCTGACGCTCGTTTCCGGGGTCCCCGCGCAACAGGGTTGCGTGGGGCGAATTTCCCCCTCTCCAATCGGATTGGAGAGGGGTCAGGGGGCGAGGTGCTTTTGACACGGCGCTGTGTTGGCTGGTAAAGGCTGGCTCGTCTGCTCGGGCGATTGGCGCTGTGAGGCTATTCCAGGTCGCGCGGGGGCGGGCCGTCGTAGCCGTGATCGGTGGGATGGATGGCACGCATGGGACGCTCGCGCGTTTGCTCCTCGTGGATCTGCGCGATCAGACCCGGCACGCGCGCCATGATGAAAAAGGCGTTGGCGAGCGCGGGCGGCAGGTCAAGGTCGATCAGCAGCGCGGCAATCGCCCCGTCTACGTTGATCGGCAGCGCCCGCCCGGTCTGGCGTTCGAGCGCCGCCGCCAGCGCGCGGACCGCCGCAACGCCCTGCCCGGCGATCCCCGTTTCTTCCGCCAGCGCGAACAGGCGCGCCGTGCGCGGATCGGCGGTGTGGATGCGGTGGCCCAGGCCCGCGATGCGCTCGCGGGCGGCGCGGCGGTTAGCGACCACCTCGTCGGCGGCAGCGCCGAGCCGGTCCGCGTCTCCGGCGGCGAGATGGAGCACCTGGAGCAGGGTGTTCATGCTGTTTTCGATGGCCGCGCCGTGATACTGGTTGATGCTGAGGATGCCCGCCGCAATCGCCGCA
This sequence is a window from Aggregatilinea lenta. Protein-coding genes within it:
- a CDS encoding Gfo/Idh/MocA family protein; this translates as MDKVRLGIIGSGFISNLHVNSLQRLPEAEVVAVASPTPGKARAFADEHGIPDAYESYEAILKRDDIDAITVGVPNDLHEEVVVAAAQAGKHVLCDKPLARSLPEGERMMAAVHAAGVKLVYGEMLCFAPKYVRAKKLIQEGALGKVFLVKQNEEHDGPHSPWFWDVNRSGGGALLDMGCHSIEFARWILDRPQVRSVQATMGRFMHPEKTRAEDHSIVVIEFENDVIAIAENSWAKTGGLDDRCEIYGTLGNTRADLVQGVGLRTHSKVGYGYAVEKAGSTVGWSFTGFEEEWTHGFPQEMQHFVNVVLGREEPMETGEDGLEVLRIIYAAYQSAGEGRRIEWPYTPPDVEKPVDLWLNA
- a CDS encoding citryl-CoA lyase, with protein sequence MSEHDDLHWNSAITQVQPNEVRLRGYRIDELMGRVTFAQAIYLALTGTLPTPETGRLLDAILVASIDHGATPPSALAARTSASTGAPLNAAIAAGILSINQYHGAAIENSMNTLLQVLHLAAGDADRLGAAADEVVANRRAARERIAGLGHRIHTADPRTARLFALAEETGIAGQGVAAVRALAAALERQTGRALPINVDGAIAALLIDLDLPPALANAFFIMARVPGLIAQIHEEQTRERPMRAIHPTDHGYDGPPPRDLE